The following proteins are co-located in the Lentibacillus sp. JNUCC-1 genome:
- a CDS encoding APC family permease has protein sequence MSKKLEQFGYQQELHRTLSFRDLLVYGLIFMVPIAPFGIYGEVMVEAHGMVALAYLIGMVGMIFTAWSYARMSEAFPMAGSVYSYAGRGINQYVGFIAGWAILLDYILVPALLYVVSATALTGMWPAVPGWFWLIFFILINTVINYFGIKFTARTNMIFLVFELMVLIIFLVVGIHAIATGVNGATFSFDPLYNPDTFSMSVVMGAVSIAVLSFLGFDAISTLSEESAGGPKAIGKATVYSLLIVGVLFMVQTWVAALIYPDFNSFEDIGTAFYETATIAGGEWLGVLTAIATALAWGIADALVAQVAISRVLFSMGRDRKLPKFLSKVHPKHKTPYASILVVAVISVVIGLIFMGDIGILTSFINFGALTAFMFLHVSVFVHYVLKNGSRNYFAHMVLPLIGFIIIAYVWINLATQAKMLGLAWVAVGCIVAIYFAIKKKNPSLD, from the coding sequence TTGAGTAAAAAGCTTGAACAATTTGGTTATCAGCAAGAGCTTCACCGCACGTTGTCATTTCGCGATCTGCTGGTGTACGGTCTTATTTTCATGGTGCCCATTGCCCCATTCGGCATCTACGGTGAAGTTATGGTGGAAGCCCACGGTATGGTTGCTCTCGCCTACCTCATTGGAATGGTAGGAATGATTTTCACTGCTTGGAGTTATGCCAGAATGTCAGAAGCGTTTCCAATGGCTGGTTCGGTCTATTCATATGCTGGCCGTGGCATTAATCAGTATGTAGGCTTCATTGCTGGTTGGGCAATTCTTCTGGATTATATTTTAGTTCCTGCATTGCTTTATGTTGTAAGTGCCACAGCCCTGACAGGAATGTGGCCAGCTGTTCCAGGATGGTTCTGGCTTATTTTTTTCATACTAATTAACACGGTTATTAACTACTTCGGAATTAAATTTACAGCCCGAACAAATATGATCTTTCTTGTGTTTGAATTAATGGTTTTGATTATTTTCCTTGTGGTAGGAATACATGCAATTGCAACTGGTGTTAATGGAGCTACGTTCTCATTTGACCCATTATACAACCCTGACACATTCAGTATGAGTGTCGTTATGGGCGCTGTATCAATCGCTGTTCTCAGTTTTCTTGGATTTGATGCGATATCAACATTATCCGAGGAGTCTGCTGGGGGACCAAAAGCCATAGGAAAGGCAACGGTTTATTCTTTATTGATCGTTGGTGTGCTTTTCATGGTACAAACTTGGGTTGCGGCCCTCATTTATCCAGATTTTAATAGTTTTGAAGATATTGGAACCGCATTCTATGAAACAGCCACTATTGCGGGCGGTGAATGGCTTGGTGTTCTCACCGCCATTGCAACTGCGCTTGCATGGGGAATAGCGGACGCCCTCGTTGCTCAAGTAGCCATTTCTCGTGTACTGTTCAGCATGGGGCGCGATCGAAAACTACCCAAGTTTTTATCTAAGGTGCACCCTAAGCATAAAACACCATATGCAAGTATTCTTGTTGTTGCTGTGATTTCAGTAGTGATTGGTTTGATTTTCATGGGAGATATTGGTATATTAACGTCATTCATCAACTTTGGTGCACTTACAGCATTCATGTTCTTACATGTAAGTGTTTTTGTTCACTATGTGCTGAAGAATGGCAGCCGTAACTATTTTGCTCACATGGTATTACCTTTAATTGGGTTTATCATTATTGCGTACGTCTGGATTAACCTTGCCACGCAAGCGAAGATGCTCGGATTGGCTTGGGTCGCGGTGGGCTGTATTGTTGCTATCTATTTTGCAATTAAGAAAAAGAATCCTTCACTAGATTAA
- a CDS encoding DMT family transporter: MKAKFAFIIVMLLFGSIGLFVKNINLLSSEIALFRGVIGSVFLIGASFLVKQRFNFKTSKQNLVLLLTSGTALGFNWIFLFEAYQYTTVSNATLSYYFAPVFVMVLAPFLLKENWTWKKGLSIVVALLGLFLVVQPDSGMGSEALNHPIGIGYGLLAAGFYASVILMNKFLKGLSDFETTVMQLSIASLVLLPYVVFTETMNYSGLDTQSLVLVSILGVIHTGVAYLLYFPALQKLDGQTIGIYSYIDPISAVLMAAIILSESMSVLQIVGGICILGSTFLREVTGHKDEVEL, encoded by the coding sequence GTGAAAGCGAAGTTTGCGTTTATTATTGTGATGTTATTGTTCGGGAGCATCGGATTGTTTGTAAAAAACATTAATCTTTTATCTAGTGAAATTGCGCTCTTCAGAGGTGTGATTGGCAGCGTGTTTCTAATCGGAGCCAGTTTTCTGGTAAAACAGAGATTTAACTTTAAAACAAGTAAACAAAATCTGGTGCTTTTGCTTACATCCGGAACGGCATTGGGGTTCAACTGGATTTTTCTGTTTGAAGCCTACCAGTATACGACGGTTTCCAATGCAACGCTCAGTTATTATTTTGCGCCGGTCTTTGTCATGGTGCTGGCTCCCTTCTTATTAAAAGAAAATTGGACATGGAAGAAGGGGCTCAGTATTGTGGTTGCGCTCCTCGGTCTGTTTTTGGTCGTACAGCCTGATTCGGGGATGGGCTCCGAAGCCTTAAATCATCCGATCGGTATTGGTTACGGCTTGTTGGCAGCGGGCTTTTACGCAAGTGTAATTTTAATGAATAAGTTTCTTAAAGGGTTGTCGGATTTTGAAACGACTGTCATGCAACTGTCCATTGCTTCGTTGGTCCTGTTGCCCTATGTAGTTTTTACAGAAACAATGAACTATTCCGGACTTGATACGCAGTCGCTCGTGTTGGTCTCAATTCTCGGAGTCATTCACACGGGTGTTGCATATCTATTGTATTTTCCCGCCTTGCAGAAACTTGATGGACAAACGATTGGCATCTATAGCTATATAGACCCGATTTCGGCGGTGCTTATGGCAGCCATTATATTGAGTGAAAGTATGAGTGTGCTGCAAATTGTTGGAGGGATTTGCATTCTAGGATCCACGTTCTTAAGGGAAGTGACTGGTCATAAAGATGAAGTGGAACTATAA
- a CDS encoding IS3 family transposase, whose product MRHEKDYRAIECLKGNYSIELLCEVAGVGRSAYYKWRNREDTPEDTFNKELLEEIQELYQEHDKTLGYRRMALFINRRHEENRGDRVVNEKRIYRLMGFLDIEAVIRRKRKVYTPSTAAHTAENLLDRDFTASKPNEKWLTDVTEFKYGEDKKAYLSAILDLYDNRIVRYTVTRANNNELAFDTINRAIESLDDQERPLLHTDRGVQYTSYGYKRILEKAELRHSMSRPGKCIDNGPMEGFWGTIKSEKYYLQAWRNASFNDLSKAIDKYIHYYNNERFQLALGGLTPFEKTKVFSHLN is encoded by the coding sequence GTGCGGCATGAAAAGGATTATCGTGCCATTGAATGCCTAAAAGGGAACTATTCGATTGAATTATTGTGTGAAGTTGCGGGTGTCGGTAGGAGTGCTTATTATAAATGGCGAAACCGAGAAGACACGCCTGAAGACACTTTTAACAAAGAGCTGTTGGAAGAGATTCAGGAGCTCTATCAAGAACACGATAAAACACTCGGCTACCGGCGCATGGCGCTATTCATAAATCGAAGACATGAAGAGAATAGAGGAGATCGGGTAGTCAATGAAAAACGCATTTACCGTTTAATGGGTTTTCTGGATATCGAAGCCGTTATACGGCGAAAAAGAAAAGTGTATACGCCTTCGACAGCTGCGCATACGGCTGAGAACCTCTTAGATCGTGATTTTACCGCCTCCAAGCCAAATGAAAAGTGGTTAACAGATGTAACGGAGTTTAAGTATGGTGAAGATAAAAAAGCCTATTTAAGTGCTATTCTCGACTTGTATGATAACCGTATTGTTCGATACACCGTCACCCGAGCTAACAATAATGAATTGGCATTTGACACCATCAATAGAGCAATCGAAAGCTTGGATGATCAAGAACGCCCTTTATTGCATACTGACAGGGGTGTGCAGTACACATCTTACGGCTATAAGCGCATCCTAGAAAAAGCGGAACTGCGTCATAGTATGTCACGACCAGGCAAATGTATTGATAATGGGCCAATGGAAGGTTTCTGGGGCACAATAAAATCTGAAAAGTATTACCTTCAAGCATGGAGAAACGCCTCATTCAATGACCTTTCTAAAGCTATCGATAAATATATTCATTACTATAATAACGAACGTTTTCAATTAGCACTAGGTGGGCTAACACCTTTCGAGAAAACCAAAGTGTTTTCCCACCTGAACTGA
- a CDS encoding ribonuclease H1 domain-containing protein, whose translation MAKFYGVRAGRETGVFTSWPTCQKQVTGFKGAQFKSFPTREEAEAYVNGGKTKTSETNHGGLDVFVDGSYTDGRYSWAFAVYDQGSLIHSDAGVGTNKEASSMNNVAGELAAAMRAAKWAKDSGKIIVIHHDYQGISSWVDGSWRAKNHMTQAYQTFMKDYTSFVSFNKVAGHTGIEGNELADQLAREALGI comes from the coding sequence ATGGCAAAGTTTTACGGTGTCCGTGCAGGAAGGGAAACGGGTGTCTTTACAAGCTGGCCGACGTGTCAGAAACAGGTAACAGGGTTTAAAGGGGCCCAGTTTAAAAGTTTTCCTACACGAGAAGAGGCGGAAGCGTATGTTAATGGGGGAAAAACCAAAACATCGGAAACCAACCATGGGGGTCTGGATGTGTTTGTTGATGGCAGTTATACAGATGGCCGCTACAGCTGGGCATTTGCGGTGTATGATCAAGGTTCATTGATACACAGTGATGCAGGTGTTGGTACAAACAAAGAGGCGTCTTCGATGAATAATGTTGCAGGTGAATTGGCTGCAGCGATGCGGGCGGCAAAGTGGGCAAAAGATAGCGGTAAAATAATTGTCATTCATCATGATTATCAAGGCATTTCCAGCTGGGTTGATGGTTCATGGCGGGCCAAAAACCATATGACCCAAGCTTATCAAACATTTATGAAAGACTACACGTCTTTTGTTTCGTTTAATAAAGTTGCCGGTCATACTGGAATTGAAGGCAATGAGCTGGCCGACCAACTTGCAAGAGAAGCGTTAGGCATTTAA
- a CDS encoding RNA-guided endonuclease InsQ/TnpB family protein: protein MPTISLKVELLKPTIEKQNVYQTMTQTNTDFANWLLTYDDLNKATSKVFKLFSSNKQLPSAVVNQTIRDVKSQKRHQKAKKYKRLWCAFNNQNAKIEYDRLYKISFPTLEKRIGVPLVVRPFQQKWLDKILNGEAKQGTVDLFKKRGRWFVTIAISYDVEKTTNEKVLGIDLGLKNIATCSVGTKSLFFKGNQIAFKRRRFSSRRRKLGKLKKLQAIKKSKDKESLWMREMNHTISRRIIRFARSNGVGMIRMEDLTGIRMAKSKKEAGRNLNNWSFHQLQTFIQYKAEMAGITVEYVVPNYTSQTCKCGNCDKKNRNGLRFKCKKCSYKNHADLNASINIAKALSGISKHKQVI from the coding sequence GTGCCAACAATTTCTCTGAAAGTAGAATTGCTAAAGCCGACAATAGAAAAACAAAATGTGTATCAAACAATGACACAAACAAACACGGATTTCGCTAATTGGCTTTTAACTTATGACGATCTAAACAAAGCGACATCCAAAGTTTTCAAGCTGTTCTCATCCAACAAACAACTGCCCTCAGCAGTTGTTAATCAAACGATTCGGGACGTGAAAAGTCAAAAGAGACACCAAAAAGCGAAAAAATATAAACGGCTCTGGTGTGCTTTCAATAACCAAAACGCCAAAATAGAATATGACAGGCTTTATAAAATCAGCTTCCCGACACTTGAAAAACGTATCGGCGTGCCTTTGGTCGTCCGACCGTTTCAGCAAAAATGGCTCGATAAGATTTTAAACGGTGAAGCCAAACAAGGTACGGTTGACCTTTTTAAAAAGAGAGGACGCTGGTTTGTGACAATTGCCATTTCCTATGACGTAGAAAAAACGACCAATGAGAAGGTATTGGGTATTGACCTTGGGTTGAAAAACATCGCCACATGCAGTGTCGGCACGAAAAGTTTATTTTTTAAAGGCAATCAAATAGCCTTCAAAAGAAGAAGATTTTCTTCAAGAAGACGCAAGCTGGGCAAGCTGAAAAAACTTCAAGCTATCAAAAAATCAAAAGATAAAGAGTCCCTTTGGATGAGAGAAATGAATCATACCATATCCCGTCGAATCATACGGTTTGCCAGGTCCAACGGTGTTGGAATGATCAGAATGGAAGATTTGACAGGTATTCGCATGGCTAAATCAAAAAAAGAAGCAGGCAGAAACCTAAACAATTGGAGTTTCCATCAGCTTCAGACATTCATTCAGTATAAAGCAGAAATGGCAGGCATCACGGTTGAATATGTCGTGCCAAATTATACATCGCAAACATGTAAATGCGGAAATTGTGACAAGAAAAACCGCAATGGTTTGAGGTTCAAATGTAAAAAGTGCAGCTATAAAAACCACGCGGATTTAAATGCAAGCATCAATATCGCAAAAGCCCTGTCAGGCATCTCCAAACATAAACAAGTTATATAA
- a CDS encoding YjzC family protein — MGEQTEFREGDKAPNNGIYIEVGETGSNVEFPEQVELKAGESFPEPSNQDRIWKNKRDLSRQRPQK; from the coding sequence TTGGGTGAACAAACAGAATTTCGTGAAGGTGACAAAGCGCCCAATAACGGCATTTATATTGAAGTTGGGGAAACCGGGAGTAATGTTGAATTCCCAGAACAAGTTGAACTTAAGGCAGGAGAATCTTTTCCGGAACCATCGAATCAAGACCGCATCTGGAAAAATAAACGCGACCTGTCACGCCAAAGACCACAAAAATAG
- a CDS encoding acetamidase/formamidase family protein — protein MLYLSIHSHNHMHMTIHDFNSHKHYGWDKDFKPIAEVDSGQTVTYEITESSGGQFNRRSTAEDVANIDFGKVNPVAGPVYVKGAQPGDTLEIEMLDFKQLDWGWTAIIPGFGLLADDFQKPAIKTFDLASRNTAEFLPGINLAIKPFPGTIGVALPEEGNFSVVPPRQNGGNMDIRHLTRGTKLYLPVWVGGALFSIGDTHAAQGDGEVCGTAIEASMETTIRFKLHKGKSIAEPRYEIPGPPTPEADSQGYYVTTGHGPDLYAASQNAIRYMIEHIVDTYRVTDEEAYMLCSVAVDLRINEIVDAPNWLVSAFLPNSIFK, from the coding sequence GTGTTGTATTTGTCAATTCACAGTCATAACCATATGCACATGACCATTCACGACTTTAATTCTCATAAACATTATGGATGGGACAAAGACTTCAAGCCAATTGCCGAGGTTGATTCCGGCCAAACCGTCACTTACGAAATTACCGAATCTTCCGGTGGACAGTTTAACCGTCGATCAACAGCCGAAGATGTCGCAAATATTGATTTTGGTAAAGTCAATCCTGTGGCCGGGCCGGTATATGTAAAAGGGGCACAACCAGGTGATACACTTGAAATTGAAATGCTCGACTTCAAGCAGCTTGACTGGGGTTGGACAGCAATTATTCCTGGATTCGGACTGCTTGCAGATGACTTCCAAAAGCCTGCGATTAAAACTTTTGATTTGGCTAGCCGAAACACTGCAGAATTTTTACCCGGCATCAATCTTGCCATTAAGCCTTTTCCAGGTACGATAGGCGTAGCCCTGCCTGAGGAAGGCAATTTCAGTGTTGTTCCTCCGCGGCAGAATGGTGGGAATATGGATATTCGTCATTTAACCCGAGGGACAAAGCTTTATTTGCCTGTCTGGGTAGGAGGAGCTTTGTTTTCCATTGGAGATACCCATGCTGCTCAAGGCGATGGTGAAGTATGCGGCACTGCCATTGAAGCATCTATGGAAACCACCATTCGTTTTAAACTGCATAAAGGAAAATCCATTGCAGAACCGCGCTATGAAATTCCAGGTCCGCCCACACCAGAAGCAGACAGTCAAGGCTATTACGTCACAACTGGCCATGGTCCTGATCTCTATGCCGCTTCTCAGAACGCGATTCGATATATGATTGAACATATTGTGGATACCTATCGCGTGACAGATGAAGAGGCGTATATGCTCTGCAGTGTTGCAGTTGATTTACGCATAAATGAAATAGTAGACGCACCTAACTGGCTCGTATCAGCATTCTTACCCAACTCGATTTTTAAATGA
- a CDS encoding cytosine deaminase — protein sequence MKIMNAALRGKTGLWNIETENGKITAIKEADSQTVDGENVLDVKGSLVLAPFIEPHIHLDTTLTAGEPKWNQSGTLFEGIERWGERKASLTHEDVKLRAKKALTWQIAQGIQHVRTHVDVTDPKLTALRAMLEVKQEVAPYLDLQIVAFPQEGILSYPNGKELLEEALKLGADVVGGIPHFEFTREYGVKSMEIAFDLAEKYDKLIDIHCDEIDDEQSRFVEIVAKEAFERGLGSKVTASHTTAMGSYNDAYTYKLFRLLGMSEINFVANPLVNIHLQGRFDTYPKRRGLTRVKELLEAGMNVSFGHDDIFDPWYPLGTGNMLQVLHMGIHASQLMGYEQIVNSIDLITSNSAKTMHIEDEYGIETGKPANMIVLNAENEYEAIRKQAIVTHSIREGTIIAETKPAQTTVTLETEEKIDFSR from the coding sequence ATGAAAATCATGAATGCTGCTTTACGCGGAAAAACTGGGTTATGGAACATTGAAACTGAAAATGGGAAAATCACAGCAATAAAAGAAGCTGACAGTCAAACGGTTGATGGTGAAAATGTGCTTGATGTAAAGGGTTCTTTGGTACTGGCCCCCTTCATTGAGCCTCATATTCATCTTGATACAACGCTGACAGCAGGGGAGCCTAAATGGAACCAGAGCGGCACATTATTCGAAGGCATTGAACGGTGGGGTGAACGAAAAGCATCACTCACACATGAAGATGTGAAACTGCGCGCAAAAAAAGCTCTCACTTGGCAAATCGCGCAGGGCATCCAGCACGTCCGGACTCATGTTGATGTAACAGATCCAAAGCTCACAGCGTTGAGGGCCATGCTTGAGGTTAAACAAGAAGTCGCACCGTATTTGGACTTACAGATCGTTGCTTTTCCGCAAGAAGGTATTTTATCGTATCCAAATGGGAAAGAACTTCTGGAGGAGGCTTTGAAACTTGGAGCCGATGTGGTCGGAGGCATCCCGCATTTTGAATTCACCCGCGAATATGGTGTCAAGTCGATGGAAATTGCATTTGACCTTGCAGAGAAATATGACAAGTTGATTGATATTCATTGTGACGAGATAGATGATGAGCAATCCCGATTTGTTGAAATTGTGGCAAAGGAAGCATTTGAACGCGGACTCGGCTCAAAAGTGACTGCCAGCCATACAACCGCTATGGGGTCATACAATGATGCCTATACTTACAAATTGTTTCGTTTGCTGGGGATGTCTGAAATTAACTTTGTGGCAAACCCGTTGGTCAACATCCACTTGCAGGGTCGGTTTGACACCTATCCGAAACGGCGCGGTCTGACGCGTGTAAAGGAGTTGCTTGAAGCAGGCATGAACGTAAGCTTTGGACATGATGACATCTTTGACCCATGGTATCCACTTGGCACAGGCAACATGCTTCAAGTTCTTCACATGGGAATTCATGCATCTCAATTAATGGGTTACGAACAAATCGTTAATTCAATTGATCTAATTACTTCCAACAGCGCCAAAACAATGCATATTGAAGACGAATATGGAATTGAAACAGGGAAGCCTGCTAACATGATTGTGCTGAATGCGGAAAATGAGTATGAAGCCATCAGAAAGCAAGCAATCGTTACCCATTCAATTCGGGAAGGTACCATCATTGCAGAAACAAAGCCAGCTCAAACAACAGTGACACTTGAAACTGAAGAAAAAATCGATTTCTCAAGATAA
- the codB gene encoding cytosine permease, with translation MKKMDTEFALSAVPASHRSGFGKMLVVMLGLTFFSASMWSGGELGQGLTFMQFMGIVLIGNLILGAYTGALAYMASKTGLSTHLLARYAFGEKGSYLSSFMLAFTQIGWFGVGTAMFAVPVAKMTDINVYVLIAIAGVLMTFTAFFGMKALAIISFVAVPLITVLGSVSVFKATETLGGMEGLMGYEPTEAIGLAAALTICIGSFISAGTLTPDFTRFARKKRSAVIATVGAFFIGNTLMFLFGAVGSIATGFADISEVMFTQKLILPAIIVLGLNIWTTNDNALYASGLGLSNITKISKHKVVIFNGIIGTIAAMWLYNNFVGFLTVLGSALPPIGAIILADFFILNRGSYRAFSDMRFKAVNWIALVAWGAGIASALFLPGIPTINALLGAGAVHVGVTKLVAVLSTKEFALTQTEKVSQ, from the coding sequence ATGAAAAAAATGGATACAGAATTTGCGTTATCAGCAGTACCGGCATCGCATCGCAGCGGATTTGGAAAAATGCTCGTCGTTATGCTTGGGTTAACGTTTTTCTCAGCGAGCATGTGGTCAGGGGGCGAACTTGGCCAAGGGTTAACGTTTATGCAATTTATGGGAATTGTGCTTATCGGAAATTTAATATTAGGCGCATATACGGGAGCACTTGCTTATATGGCATCCAAGACAGGGCTGTCGACGCATCTGCTTGCTCGTTATGCTTTTGGTGAAAAAGGGTCTTACTTATCATCCTTTATGCTTGCTTTTACACAAATTGGGTGGTTCGGTGTAGGAACAGCAATGTTTGCTGTGCCGGTAGCCAAGATGACAGACATCAATGTGTATGTACTGATTGCGATTGCAGGGGTGCTCATGACATTTACAGCTTTTTTCGGAATGAAAGCACTGGCAATCATCAGTTTTGTAGCCGTACCGCTGATCACTGTTCTAGGCAGTGTTTCAGTTTTTAAGGCAACTGAAACACTCGGCGGCATGGAAGGTCTGATGGGATATGAACCAACTGAGGCAATCGGATTGGCTGCGGCGCTTACGATTTGTATCGGGTCGTTTATCAGTGCCGGTACATTAACACCAGACTTCACACGCTTTGCCCGGAAAAAGCGTTCAGCTGTTATCGCAACTGTTGGCGCATTCTTCATCGGGAACACGCTGATGTTTTTGTTCGGGGCTGTCGGTTCGATTGCAACTGGGTTTGCTGACATTTCAGAAGTGATGTTCACGCAAAAATTAATTTTACCTGCTATTATTGTTCTTGGACTGAACATCTGGACCACAAATGACAACGCCCTGTATGCATCCGGACTCGGCTTGTCCAACATTACAAAAATTTCAAAGCATAAGGTTGTTATTTTCAACGGCATTATTGGTACAATTGCTGCTATGTGGCTGTACAACAACTTTGTAGGGTTCTTAACAGTCCTGGGTTCAGCATTGCCGCCTATTGGTGCGATCATTCTTGCTGACTTCTTCATTTTAAACCGTGGAAGTTACCGAGCATTCAGTGATATGCGTTTCAAAGCGGTTAATTGGATTGCACTTGTTGCATGGGGAGCAGGGATTGCATCTGCATTATTCCTGCCAGGTATTCCGACAATTAATGCATTGTTGGGCGCAGGCGCTGTCCACGTAGGTGTTACGAAACTCGTTGCTGTTCTCAGCACGAAAGAATTTGCTTTAACTCAAACAGAAAAGGTGAGTCAATAA
- a CDS encoding helix-turn-helix domain-containing protein: MGHPHYSAEFKWKVVQEYKKEGRILAKMTRKYGVHRNSVKRWTEIVDKEGKAGLKHRPHEKAYSKKIKQAAIDDYRSGGYSLREITKKYNISSPSVLRKWLKDYNRHRDLLERLREEKVSMATKGRKTTKNERLQIVEEVLKNNRDYNLIATTFGVSYQQVYRWVQEFEKGGFDALEDRRGKPKPETALTTEEKLKRQLRDKEKENERLQARVDFLKKSRSLERGDSQQ; this comes from the coding sequence TTGGGACATCCACATTATTCTGCCGAGTTCAAGTGGAAGGTTGTACAAGAATATAAAAAAGAGGGGCGCATCTTGGCCAAGATGACCCGCAAATATGGAGTACATCGAAATAGTGTTAAAAGATGGACTGAAATTGTAGATAAAGAGGGAAAAGCCGGGCTCAAGCATCGCCCCCATGAGAAAGCTTATTCTAAAAAGATAAAGCAGGCAGCTATTGATGACTATCGCTCCGGGGGCTATTCTCTGCGAGAAATAACGAAGAAATACAACATTTCAAGTCCATCGGTTTTAAGAAAGTGGTTAAAAGATTACAATCGTCATAGAGACTTATTAGAGCGTTTAAGGGAGGAAAAGGTTTCTATGGCGACAAAAGGACGAAAAACCACTAAAAACGAGCGTTTGCAAATTGTTGAAGAGGTACTTAAAAACAACAGGGATTATAACCTTATAGCGACCACCTTTGGGGTGTCGTATCAACAAGTATATAGATGGGTTCAAGAGTTTGAAAAAGGTGGATTCGATGCTCTTGAAGATCGTCGTGGTAAACCAAAACCTGAGACGGCGTTAACGACCGAAGAGAAACTGAAGCGTCAATTACGAGACAAAGAAAAGGAAAATGAACGCCTGCAGGCGAGGGTTGATTTCTTAAAAAAGTCGAGGAGCTTGGAAAGGGGAGATTCGCAACAATAA